From the genome of Geobacter sp. SVR, one region includes:
- a CDS encoding zinc-dependent alcohol dehydrogenase produces MKAVCWHGKHNVQVDTVPDPQILNPRDAIIRVSLSGICGSDLHLYDGYIPTMRKGDVLGHEFMGEVVEVGSGIKNLDAGDRVIVPFPIACGNCWYCQQGMWSLCDNSNPNAWMLEKVYGDTGAGIFGYSHLYGGYSGGQAELVRVPFADVGLHKVPSHLSDEQVLFLTDIFPTGYQAAENCNIHQGDTVAVWGSGPVGLLALKSAKHLGAEKIVAIDHNPDRLAMARTYCNAETLNFEETDVVEELHALTGGRGPDSCIDAVGMEAEGTGIEAAYDTVKQALRLENDRPMALRQLIKACRKGGTISIPGVYSGFVDKMPMGAVFAKGLTIRTGQTHVHKYVRPLMELIEKNEIDTRFIITHRMSLDEAPQGYKLFLEKQDGCVKIVLNPRTQGSPTTH; encoded by the coding sequence ATGAAAGCTGTTTGCTGGCACGGAAAGCACAACGTGCAGGTGGATACGGTGCCGGATCCGCAGATCCTGAATCCCCGGGATGCCATCATCCGGGTGAGTCTCTCCGGCATCTGCGGTTCTGACCTGCATCTTTACGATGGTTACATACCTACCATGAGGAAGGGGGATGTCCTTGGCCACGAATTCATGGGTGAAGTGGTCGAAGTCGGTTCCGGGATCAAAAATCTGGACGCCGGAGATCGTGTGATTGTTCCGTTTCCGATAGCGTGCGGCAATTGCTGGTACTGCCAGCAGGGCATGTGGTCGCTGTGCGACAATTCGAACCCGAATGCCTGGATGCTCGAAAAAGTCTACGGCGATACCGGTGCCGGCATCTTCGGTTATTCCCATCTGTATGGCGGGTATTCCGGAGGGCAGGCCGAACTGGTGCGGGTGCCGTTCGCCGATGTGGGGCTCCATAAGGTCCCGTCCCATCTGTCCGATGAGCAGGTGCTGTTTCTGACCGACATATTCCCGACCGGATACCAGGCAGCGGAAAACTGCAATATTCACCAGGGAGACACGGTGGCGGTGTGGGGCAGCGGCCCGGTCGGATTGCTGGCGCTGAAGAGTGCCAAGCATCTGGGGGCGGAGAAAATCGTGGCGATCGACCACAACCCCGATCGCCTGGCCATGGCGCGGACGTACTGCAATGCGGAAACCCTCAATTTCGAGGAAACCGATGTCGTGGAGGAGCTGCACGCCCTGACCGGCGGGCGAGGTCCCGATTCCTGCATCGATGCGGTCGGGATGGAGGCCGAGGGGACAGGGATCGAGGCGGCCTATGATACGGTCAAGCAGGCCCTGCGTCTCGAAAACGACCGCCCCATGGCCTTACGGCAATTGATCAAGGCCTGCCGCAAGGGGGGCACGATTTCGATTCCCGGAGTCTACAGCGGTTTTGTGGACAAGATGCCCATGGGGGCGGTATTTGCCAAAGGACTGACGATACGGACCGGCCAGACCCATGTGCACAAATATGTGCGTCCGCTTATGGAACTGATCGAGAAGAACGAAATCGATACGCGGTTTATCATTACCCACCGCATGTCTCTGGATGAGGCCCCCCAAGGGTACAAGCTGTTTCTCGAAAAGCAGGATGGGTGCGTGAAGATCGTCCTGAATCCCCGGACACAGGGGAGCCCCACCACCCATTGA
- a CDS encoding type III polyketide synthase, protein MSKNCPVHIGSIACVVPPVSAGQDLAAELIREHYAPHLTQRSLGLIRAAFSHPAIRKRHFAVQELSDIMHESPDQRMERFTGQSVALAARAVTEALDKAGLSLDDVKGLVVNTCTGYLCPGISSYLVEKLGFSRTIGIYDLVGSGCGGAIPNLQVSEALLRSQPDGAVVSVSVEICSAAFQMDNDLSLILSNALFGDGAAAAVLWTRPQGFELVSSAGRYVPEQRDAVRFVHKQGQLHNQLSTELPGMVGAAAAQVVGELLASQGIAEGDIAHWALHTGGVKIIEAVRDRIGIPEEKLQPTRRMLAEYGNMSSPTVWFVLNDIAQNGVLPGDWCLMLAYGAGLSAHACLLRKV, encoded by the coding sequence GTGAGCAAAAACTGCCCCGTCCATATCGGCTCCATCGCCTGTGTCGTCCCCCCCGTGAGCGCCGGTCAGGACCTCGCGGCCGAGCTGATACGGGAACATTACGCCCCGCACCTGACCCAGCGCAGCCTGGGCCTGATCCGCGCAGCCTTTTCCCATCCCGCCATCCGCAAGCGGCACTTTGCCGTACAGGAGCTCTCCGACATCATGCATGAGTCGCCGGATCAGCGCATGGAGCGCTTCACCGGGCAATCGGTCGCTCTGGCGGCCCGGGCGGTCACCGAAGCGCTTGACAAGGCCGGCCTGTCACTTGACGACGTAAAGGGGCTGGTGGTAAATACGTGTACCGGTTACCTCTGCCCCGGTATTTCCTCCTATCTTGTCGAAAAGCTGGGGTTCTCCCGCACCATCGGCATCTACGATCTGGTGGGGAGCGGCTGCGGCGGCGCCATCCCCAACCTGCAGGTGTCGGAGGCACTGCTGAGAAGCCAGCCAGACGGTGCTGTCGTGAGCGTATCGGTGGAGATCTGCAGTGCCGCATTTCAGATGGATAACGATCTCAGCCTGATTCTCTCCAATGCCCTGTTCGGCGACGGAGCGGCTGCGGCGGTGCTTTGGACAAGGCCGCAGGGATTCGAACTGGTTTCTTCGGCAGGACGCTATGTGCCGGAGCAGCGCGACGCGGTCCGTTTCGTCCACAAGCAGGGGCAGCTCCACAACCAGCTTTCCACAGAACTGCCGGGCATGGTCGGCGCGGCTGCAGCACAGGTGGTGGGCGAACTGCTCGCTTCACAGGGAATCGCCGAGGGAGACATCGCCCACTGGGCGCTGCACACCGGCGGCGTAAAGATCATCGAGGCGGTGCGGGACCGGATCGGCATTCCGGAGGAGAAACTGCAGCCAACGCGCAGGATGCTGGCGGAATACGGCAACATGTCCTCCCCCACGGTCTGGTTCGTCCTGAACGACATCGCCCAAAACGGTGTCCTGCCCGGGGACTGGTGCCTGATGCTGGCCTACGGCGCAGGACTTTCGGCCCATGCCTGTTTGTTGAGGAAGGTTTAG
- a CDS encoding SRPBCC family protein — protein MGTGTSTVPGQGAHNPKRRINVGRDERNVSMFGGAALALTGLKQLSQRKVWSGVAMMAAGSMFLYRGKTGHCDVYQAIGIDRAGTEDNGLTVEKVVTINRQPREVYEYWHDFENLPRFMKHLELVRSTGATTSHWKARGPGDITVEWDAEMIEDRPGQRISWHSGENADIPNQGEVEFHQAPAGRGTELKVRIRYYPPGGMAGKAAATVAHQINAQQVEEDLRRLKQILETGETATAERYGIGRTFH, from the coding sequence ATGGGAACTGGGACATCTACGGTGCCCGGACAAGGGGCGCATAATCCGAAACGGAGAATCAATGTCGGTCGCGATGAAAGAAATGTCAGCATGTTCGGAGGCGCTGCACTTGCCCTGACAGGTCTGAAACAGCTCTCGCAGAGAAAGGTGTGGTCAGGTGTCGCCATGATGGCGGCAGGAAGCATGTTCCTGTATCGCGGCAAAACAGGCCACTGCGACGTCTACCAGGCCATCGGCATTGACAGGGCCGGGACCGAGGACAATGGCCTGACGGTTGAGAAGGTGGTCACCATCAACCGCCAGCCGCGGGAGGTATACGAATACTGGCATGATTTTGAAAACCTGCCCCGTTTCATGAAACATCTGGAACTGGTTCGCAGCACCGGTGCCACCACCTCGCACTGGAAGGCGCGGGGCCCGGGAGACATCACGGTCGAATGGGATGCCGAAATGATCGAGGACCGCCCCGGCCAGCGCATCAGCTGGCACTCGGGTGAGAACGCCGACATTCCCAACCAGGGGGAGGTCGAATTTCACCAGGCTCCTGCCGGGCGCGGGACCGAGCTGAAGGTCCGGATACGTTACTATCCACCGGGTGGCATGGCCGGAAAAGCGGCTGCCACCGTTGCCCATCAGATCAATGCCCAGCAGGTGGAGGAGGATCTCAGGCGTCTGAAGCAGATTCTGGAAACCGGAGAAACCGCCACTGCCGAAAGGTACGGCATCGGCAGAACATTTCACTGA
- the galE gene encoding UDP-glucose 4-epimerase GalE: MAILVTGGCGYIGSHVVRQLTEAGREVIVYDNLSTGFPDALVSGERLFVGDVSDTARLEQVLEECRCDTLIHFAASIVAPESVSNPLKYYGNNTGNTLKLLGACVKHGVERVIFSSTAAVYGIPEGGIASEETPTCPINPYGTSKLMSEWMLRDVSLAHGLKYVALRYFNVAGADPQARIGQRTPEATHLIKVCCQAALGMHDSIAIYGTDYPTPDGTGVRDYIHVEDLAAAHLAALRHLERGGESDTINVGYGNGSSVRQVIETVRSISGVDFRVKEAPPRPGDPAALVARADKVRQVLDWTPRYNDLRTIIGDAWKWECKLKTFVK; the protein is encoded by the coding sequence ATGGCGATATTGGTTACCGGAGGATGCGGCTATATCGGCAGTCACGTAGTGCGGCAATTGACGGAAGCCGGCCGGGAAGTGATCGTGTATGACAATCTTTCCACCGGGTTTCCGGATGCGCTTGTTTCAGGAGAACGGCTGTTTGTGGGAGATGTATCGGACACGGCGCGCTTGGAGCAGGTGCTGGAGGAATGCCGGTGCGACACCCTGATCCATTTTGCAGCCTCGATCGTTGCGCCCGAATCGGTCAGCAACCCTTTGAAATACTATGGAAACAACACCGGTAATACCCTCAAGCTGTTAGGGGCCTGCGTGAAGCATGGGGTGGAGCGGGTCATTTTTTCGAGCACCGCGGCTGTCTACGGCATCCCGGAAGGGGGAATCGCATCGGAAGAGACGCCCACCTGCCCCATCAATCCGTACGGAACTTCGAAGCTGATGAGCGAGTGGATGCTGCGCGACGTGTCCCTGGCTCACGGGCTGAAATACGTGGCGCTGCGTTACTTCAACGTGGCCGGCGCTGATCCGCAGGCCCGAATCGGACAGCGAACGCCGGAGGCGACCCATCTGATCAAGGTCTGCTGCCAGGCAGCTTTGGGAATGCATGATTCCATCGCCATCTACGGTACAGACTATCCGACTCCTGACGGCACCGGCGTCAGGGACTACATTCATGTGGAGGATCTCGCAGCGGCCCATCTTGCTGCATTGCGGCATCTGGAAAGAGGAGGGGAGTCGGATACCATCAATGTCGGTTATGGCAATGGCTCCAGCGTCAGGCAGGTGATAGAGACTGTCCGGAGCATTTCAGGCGTCGATTTCAGGGTGAAGGAGGCGCCGCCGCGCCCCGGCGATCCGGCGGCGTTGGTGGCTCGGGCCGATAAGGTGAGGCAGGTGCTCGACTGGACGCCGCGTTACAATGATCTTCGCACCATTATCGGCGACGCCTGGAAGTGGGAATGCAAACTTAAGACTTTTGTGAAGTGA
- a CDS encoding hemerythrin domain-containing protein: MAQAKSQQQSQQLFDLLKRDHRQSEKIMKQIESASAEEREDLFQTLNEALSDHMQMEEQVFYPQLQKIPELQEMVQDALEEHKEAKEYLSEIDDIDVDDDDWFSTFQDLQEGVQHHVQDEENQIFPECKRYLSDDQFAQIVQKCIQFKEQIGEVVLPKQRGATARGQQPGSRQK; the protein is encoded by the coding sequence ATGGCACAAGCAAAATCGCAACAGCAGTCACAGCAGTTGTTCGATCTTCTGAAACGTGATCACCGTCAGTCAGAGAAGATTATGAAGCAGATCGAGTCCGCTTCCGCCGAGGAGCGGGAGGATCTTTTCCAGACCTTGAACGAAGCCCTCAGCGATCATATGCAGATGGAAGAGCAGGTCTTCTATCCTCAGTTGCAGAAGATACCGGAACTGCAGGAGATGGTGCAGGACGCCCTGGAAGAGCACAAGGAGGCCAAAGAGTATCTGTCGGAGATTGACGATATCGATGTGGATGACGACGACTGGTTCTCCACCTTCCAGGATCTGCAGGAGGGGGTACAGCACCACGTCCAGGACGAGGAAAACCAGATTTTTCCCGAGTGCAAGCGTTACCTGAGCGATGACCAGTTTGCCCAGATCGTTCAGAAATGCATACAGTTCAAGGAGCAGATCGGCGAGGTGGTCCTGCCGAAGCAACGTGGGGCAACGGCCAGAGGGCAGCAGCCGGGCAGCAGGCAGAAGTAA
- a CDS encoding YihY/virulence factor BrkB family protein yields the protein MFSIRNYFKLGNIRLLDLGKRVAEKVSEDGCTEYAAAIAYYLLFALFPFFLFLTTLIGYLPIPNLLEFILDTMQDLVPKQAWELVEDNIRQLFGSKRGELLSLGILLALWTSSSAITSIMSVMNRLYLVKEGRPFWKVRITALLLVIALSVLFLASLLLLMFGPRIGSFIADLVRLGHWFETAWNILLIPVVLMALMLAVALIFYFTPDVEQDWKWITPGSALAIPVWIVGSLAFSFYINNFGSYDKTYGSIGAVIVLLLWLFLSSFIILVGAEINAVVEHSSKEGKEPGEKVENGSEKGN from the coding sequence ATGTTCTCAATCCGCAACTATTTCAAGCTGGGAAACATTCGTCTCCTTGACCTTGGAAAAAGGGTCGCTGAAAAGGTGAGCGAAGACGGCTGCACCGAATATGCTGCGGCGATCGCCTATTATCTGCTGTTTGCGCTGTTTCCCTTTTTCCTCTTTCTCACCACTCTGATCGGCTATCTTCCGATACCGAACCTACTCGAATTCATTCTGGACACGATGCAGGACCTGGTGCCGAAACAAGCCTGGGAACTTGTGGAGGATAACATCCGCCAACTGTTCGGCAGCAAACGGGGCGAACTCTTGTCCCTTGGAATCCTGCTGGCCCTGTGGACATCCTCGAGCGCCATCACCTCGATCATGAGCGTGATGAACCGTTTGTACCTCGTCAAGGAGGGGCGCCCCTTTTGGAAGGTACGGATTACGGCACTACTGCTGGTTATCGCTCTCTCGGTACTGTTTCTGGCTTCCCTGCTGCTTCTGATGTTCGGACCGAGAATCGGCTCCTTCATTGCCGATCTGGTGCGGCTAGGGCACTGGTTCGAGACGGCCTGGAACATTCTGCTCATCCCGGTAGTCCTGATGGCATTGATGCTGGCTGTCGCCCTGATCTTCTACTTCACGCCTGATGTGGAGCAGGACTGGAAATGGATCACCCCCGGCTCGGCACTCGCCATACCGGTCTGGATCGTAGGCTCACTGGCCTTTTCTTTCTACATCAACAACTTCGGATCGTACGACAAGACCTACGGCAGCATCGGAGCGGTGATTGTGCTGCTTTTATGGCTCTTTCTGAGCAGCTTCATCATCCTTGTGGGTGCCGAGATAAATGCGGTGGTGGAACACAGCTCAAAAGAGGGCAAGGAACCGGGGGAAAAGGTGGAGAACGGATCGGAAAAGGGGAACTGA
- a CDS encoding YgcG family protein, with the protein MNKLILLFFLLLLPRLAFGLDVPPLVAHVNDYAGMLSADTARTLERSLAAFEQSDSTQIVLLTVPTLAGENLEEFSIKVAEAWRIGRKGVDNGVILLIARDDRRVRIEVGMGLEGRLTDLVSGRIIRGEITPRFKAGDFEGGIIAGTTAIMEAVKGEYHGTGNEHRPGKRSMPGVATMLIFLLVACVFLGSISRFLGGLAGAVGAPTIAFLAFPGLALAAIAVLAAGGFLLGLLLAFLFGGGGRGGGFFGGGPFIGGGGFGGGFGGGGYGGGGFSGGGGDFGGGGASGDW; encoded by the coding sequence ATGAACAAGCTGATCCTCCTTTTTTTCCTGTTGCTGCTTCCCCGCCTGGCCTTCGGCCTTGACGTGCCACCGCTGGTTGCGCACGTCAACGACTATGCCGGCATGCTCTCTGCCGACACGGCCCGCACACTGGAGCGGAGCCTGGCCGCATTCGAGCAGAGTGACTCCACCCAGATCGTGCTGCTCACCGTTCCGACCCTGGCGGGCGAAAACCTGGAGGAATTCTCGATCAAGGTTGCCGAAGCGTGGCGGATCGGCCGCAAAGGGGTGGACAACGGCGTCATCCTGCTGATCGCCAGGGACGACCGCCGGGTCAGGATTGAGGTCGGAATGGGGCTGGAGGGGCGCCTGACCGACCTGGTATCGGGCCGGATCATCAGGGGGGAGATTACCCCCCGCTTCAAGGCCGGCGATTTCGAAGGGGGCATCATCGCCGGCACAACCGCCATCATGGAGGCGGTCAAAGGGGAGTACCACGGCACCGGAAACGAGCATCGACCCGGCAAGCGCAGCATGCCCGGCGTCGCCACCATGCTGATATTCCTGCTGGTGGCCTGCGTTTTTCTCGGTTCCATTTCCCGCTTCCTGGGAGGGCTGGCAGGCGCCGTGGGGGCTCCGACGATCGCCTTTCTCGCCTTTCCCGGGCTCGCCCTGGCGGCGATCGCGGTACTGGCTGCAGGGGGATTTTTGCTGGGCCTGTTGCTGGCGTTCCTGTTCGGCGGCGGTGGACGGGGCGGAGGCTTTTTCGGCGGCGGTCCTTTCATAGGAGGGGGCGGCTTTGGCGGCGGCTTCGGCGGAGGAGGTTACGGTGGCGGCGGTTTCTCCGGCGGAGGAGGTGATTTCGGCGGAGGGGGAGCTTCGGGGGACTGGTAG
- a CDS encoding B12-binding domain-containing radical SAM protein translates to MKILLVAMPDAANNFQRIITVPNLGLCTIAAQLKDHQVKVVDLVLVHRRIRRWLVDFLGKFRPDLIGISCMSFQYDSALKVVAICRACLPGARTVLGGYHATLEYASIARSGAPLDFLIRGEGELAFRGLVEALERGGGFDAVPGLSWQSEGEFVHNPTGGLLDLGLLPLPDRQARVLGHFTYFGRTMDCLETSRGCTSPCSFCSITAMYGSSFRCHAIGRVLADLEELQRRGTETVLLVDDNITLDPVRFRKLAEAIAESGLTGMEYLVQASVAGIVADPGLIPAMARANFRLVFLGIESVQARNLELFRKGDILAKTEQAVRLLRQNRIAVMGGFIIGNPDDTGEDIREVYRTIRRLRIDLPYVQCVTPYPGTRIRNVLLREGLVTNPADLSRYTGFICNVRTRHLTRGQLNRTMNWENIKIFFDPTRYRDNHFVRRGQKGTMKVVLNNLELVRGWFTGDQFRSRHTF, encoded by the coding sequence ATGAAGATACTGCTCGTGGCGATGCCCGATGCGGCCAACAATTTTCAGCGCATCATCACGGTACCCAACCTGGGGCTGTGCACAATTGCCGCCCAGCTTAAGGATCATCAGGTCAAAGTGGTGGATCTGGTCCTGGTTCACCGGCGCATCCGTCGCTGGTTGGTGGATTTTCTCGGAAAATTCCGCCCGGACCTGATCGGCATCAGCTGTATGAGCTTCCAGTATGACAGCGCCCTGAAGGTGGTCGCCATCTGCAGGGCATGCCTGCCCGGGGCGCGGACCGTGCTGGGAGGCTATCATGCCACGCTCGAGTATGCGTCGATTGCCCGCTCCGGTGCGCCACTCGACTTCCTGATACGGGGAGAAGGAGAGCTGGCCTTTCGCGGGCTGGTGGAGGCACTGGAACGCGGGGGTGGTTTCGATGCGGTGCCGGGATTGTCCTGGCAATCGGAGGGGGAGTTTGTCCACAACCCGACCGGTGGGCTGCTCGACCTGGGGCTCCTGCCGCTGCCGGACAGGCAGGCGCGGGTTCTGGGTCATTTTACCTATTTCGGCCGCACAATGGACTGCCTCGAAACCTCCCGCGGCTGCACCAGCCCCTGTTCCTTCTGTTCCATTACCGCCATGTACGGCTCGAGCTTCCGTTGTCATGCCATCGGGCGCGTTCTGGCCGACCTGGAGGAGTTGCAGCGGCGCGGGACCGAAACGGTGCTGCTGGTGGACGACAATATCACCCTGGATCCCGTGCGTTTCCGCAAACTGGCCGAAGCGATCGCGGAGAGCGGGCTTACCGGCATGGAATATCTGGTGCAGGCCTCGGTGGCGGGTATCGTCGCCGATCCCGGCCTGATTCCGGCCATGGCGCGTGCCAATTTCCGGCTGGTATTCCTCGGAATCGAATCGGTGCAGGCCAGGAATCTCGAACTGTTCCGGAAGGGGGACATCCTCGCCAAAACCGAGCAGGCCGTGCGCCTGTTGCGGCAAAACCGGATCGCCGTCATGGGGGGCTTCATCATCGGCAACCCCGACGACACCGGCGAGGATATCCGCGAGGTCTACCGGACCATACGCCGCCTGAGGATCGATCTGCCGTACGTCCAGTGCGTGACCCCCTATCCCGGGACACGCATCCGGAATGTCCTGCTCCGGGAGGGGCTGGTCACCAATCCCGCCGATCTGAGCCGGTACACCGGTTTCATCTGCAATGTCAGGACCCGGCACCTGACCCGGGGACAGCTCAACCGGACCATGAACTGGGAGAACATCAAGATCTTTTTCGACCCGACCCGTTACCGTGACAACCACTTTGTCAGGAGAGGCCAAAAGGGGACCATGAAGGTCGTGCTGAACAATCTCGAACTGGTCAGGGGGTGGTTTACCGGCGACCAATTCAGATCGCGGCATACCTTCTGA
- a CDS encoding TPM domain-containing protein, translating into MTNRKARDFFSDEERERIRLAVELAESGTAGEIAPMVVDRSDRYREAEVLGGVLLSGLVSIIVAVAARHEAVWTYVPLVFALYFPCRNIFKRFPHLKLPFLSKWRTDEAVRERALRAFYEKRLHKTSNETGILIFISLLEHKVWILGDRGINARIAPHFWHRLAAELAAGLKEDRACDALCNVIAGCGKELAHHFPRQADDRNELDNNLIR; encoded by the coding sequence ATGACGAACAGAAAAGCCCGGGATTTTTTCAGCGACGAGGAGCGGGAGCGGATCCGGCTGGCGGTGGAGCTGGCGGAATCCGGCACGGCGGGCGAGATCGCTCCGATGGTGGTGGACCGCAGCGACCGCTATCGTGAAGCAGAGGTCCTGGGTGGAGTCCTGCTGTCGGGACTGGTCTCGATCATCGTTGCGGTTGCGGCACGGCACGAAGCGGTCTGGACCTACGTGCCACTGGTATTTGCCCTGTACTTTCCCTGCCGAAACATCTTCAAGCGTTTTCCCCACCTGAAACTGCCCTTTCTCAGCAAATGGAGAACCGATGAAGCGGTGCGGGAGCGGGCACTGAGGGCCTTTTACGAAAAACGCCTGCACAAGACCAGCAACGAGACCGGCATCCTGATCTTCATATCCCTGTTGGAACACAAGGTATGGATCCTGGGCGACCGCGGCATCAATGCCCGGATTGCCCCCCATTTCTGGCACCGGCTGGCAGCCGAACTCGCCGCCGGGCTCAAGGAAGATCGCGCCTGCGATGCCCTGTGCAACGTCATTGCCGGCTGCGGCAAAGAACTGGCGCACCACTTCCCCCGCCAGGCGGACGACCGCAACGAGCTGGACAACAACCTGATCCGTTGA
- a CDS encoding ATP-binding protein: MGTGKRKQGTDRELDQLVAERTRELEERCAALERRGLRLKESVRELKRSCYRYWSLYNWSPVGYLAVDHELRIAELNMAAARLLGARRSDLVGSSLERLLNSDNRERLQESFSNCMKNKHDEVEVQVTLQENQYLYVQIFCEPYHMHGKPSTLYRMAIIDISKLKEAESKLHRLNRLYALLSATGKAIVHNADRKELFEEICRIAVEQGGFTKACIGWLDNETGIVSSVATAGVRNEELCICFNESLYSPGPIAAAIRDGRHYVSNDCLRDPNTAYRHSTCGQYGIRASAVFALTRAGAPVGAFSLAAGEYGYFDPQMVDLLDQMVADISFALEHMEQEDRRREAEVALQRETLEKLHAVVELRRKEQLLLNQSRQAAMGELLGNIAHHWRQPLNVIALIIQDLDLQFDQGVTREYLAASTRKAMQVILQLSQTINDFRDFFRPDHTRSLFRLNDAVARTMSLVEASFRNFQFSTSVSSEEDIFVNGYQHEFSQVLLNIMLNARDAFAERRVTDPKLEIHLFREGEWCVVTVVDNAGGIPEDILPLIFDPYFTTKGPDRGSGIGLYMAKTIIENNMNGRLTVTNTGQGAEFRIELPA, translated from the coding sequence ATGGGAACAGGCAAGAGAAAACAGGGTACAGACCGGGAACTGGATCAGCTGGTGGCCGAACGGACCCGGGAACTGGAAGAGCGATGTGCTGCGCTGGAGCGGAGAGGGCTCAGGCTGAAAGAGTCCGTGCGCGAGCTGAAAAGATCCTGTTACCGCTATTGGAGCCTCTATAATTGGTCGCCGGTCGGGTACCTGGCGGTTGACCACGAACTGAGAATAGCGGAATTGAATATGGCAGCGGCACGGCTTCTGGGCGCGCGACGCTCGGATCTCGTCGGGAGCTCCCTGGAGCGGCTGTTGAACTCCGATAACCGGGAACGCCTGCAGGAGAGCTTCAGCAATTGCATGAAAAACAAGCATGACGAGGTGGAGGTGCAGGTTACGCTGCAGGAGAACCAGTACCTGTATGTGCAGATCTTCTGCGAACCGTACCATATGCACGGCAAGCCCTCTACGCTCTACCGGATGGCGATCATCGACATCAGCAAGCTGAAGGAGGCGGAGAGCAAGCTACACCGCCTCAATCGCCTTTACGCGTTGCTGAGCGCCACCGGCAAGGCCATTGTCCACAACGCCGACCGAAAGGAACTGTTCGAGGAGATCTGCCGCATTGCGGTGGAACAGGGGGGATTTACCAAGGCATGCATCGGATGGCTGGACAACGAAACCGGCATCGTCTCTTCGGTCGCCACAGCCGGCGTCCGCAACGAAGAGCTCTGCATCTGTTTCAACGAGAGCCTTTACAGCCCCGGACCGATAGCGGCGGCCATCAGGGACGGGCGCCACTACGTCAGTAACGACTGTCTCAGGGACCCCAATACCGCCTACCGCCACAGCACGTGCGGACAGTACGGCATCAGAGCATCGGCGGTGTTTGCACTGACCCGGGCCGGAGCGCCGGTCGGCGCTTTCAGTCTGGCGGCCGGCGAATACGGATACTTCGACCCCCAGATGGTCGACCTGCTGGACCAGATGGTGGCTGATATCTCCTTTGCGCTGGAGCACATGGAACAGGAGGACCGGCGGCGGGAAGCGGAAGTGGCGCTGCAGCGGGAAACCCTCGAAAAACTGCATGCCGTGGTCGAACTGCGCCGCAAGGAGCAGCTCCTTCTAAACCAGAGCCGGCAGGCGGCCATGGGGGAACTGCTCGGCAATATCGCCCATCACTGGCGGCAGCCTCTGAATGTGATCGCACTGATCATTCAGGATCTGGACCTGCAGTTCGACCAGGGGGTAACCCGCGAGTACCTGGCTGCCAGCACCCGGAAGGCAATGCAGGTGATCCTGCAGTTGTCCCAGACCATCAACGACTTCCGGGATTTCTTCCGGCCCGATCATACCAGGAGCCTGTTCAGGCTCAACGATGCCGTTGCCAGAACCATGTCGCTGGTGGAGGCGAGCTTCAGGAACTTCCAGTTCAGTACCAGTGTCAGCTCCGAAGAGGATATCTTCGTCAACGGCTATCAGCATGAATTCTCGCAGGTGCTGCTGAACATCATGCTCAATGCCCGCGATGCCTTTGCCGAACGGCGGGTAACGGACCCGAAGCTGGAGATTCATCTGTTCAGGGAGGGGGAGTGGTGTGTCGTAACAGTGGTCGATAATGCGGGGGGCATTCCCGAAGATATCCTGCCGCTGATTTTCGACCCCTATTTTACGACCAAAGGGCCTGACAGGGGGAGCGGCATCGGATTGTACATGGCCAAGACCATCATCGAAAACAACATGAACGGCAGGCTCACCGTGACCAACACCGGACAGGGGGCCGAGTTCAGGATAGAACTGCCCGCCTGA